AAATTTACACAAAACAGGTTATGGCATCTGGAGTAATTCCACAGATTACAGGTATCTTCGGTACATGTGGTGGAGGACTGGCAGTTGTTCCTGCTCTGACAGATTTCACATTTATGGAAGCAAACAAGGGAAGACTCTTTGTAAATGCACCAAATGCTTTGGAAGGAAATGAAATTTCAAAATGTGATACTTCCAGTGCAGCATATCAGAGCGAACATGCAGGTCTTGTAGATGTAATGGGAAGCGAAGAAGATATTTTAGCTCAGATGAGAGAATTAGTTTCTATGCTTCCATCTAATTTTGAAGACAATTCTTCTTACATTGAATGTACAGATGACTTAAACCGTATCTGTCCTGATTTAGAAAACTGTGCAGGAGATACTTCTATTGCACTTTCTCAGATTGCAGACAATCAGGAATTCTTTGAAGTGAAAGCTGAATATGCAAAAGACATGGTTACAGGATTTATCCGTTTAAACGGAGCAACTGTAGGATGCGTTGCAAACAGAAGTGAACTTTACAATGAAGAAGGCGAAAAGACAGAAACCTTTGAAAAAGTTTTATCAGCAAGAGGATGCAAAAAAGCTGCGGAATTTGTGAAATTCTGTGACGCTTTCGATATTCCTGTTTTAACTTTAACAAATGTAAAAGGTTATAAAGCTACAAAATGCTCTGAAGCAAATATGGCAAGAAGTGCAGCGGAACTTACAAATGCTTATATCAGTGCAACAGTTCCAAAAGTAAATGTAGTTGTAGGAGAAGCTTTTGGAAGCGCTTATCTTACAATGAACAGCAAATCTACCGGTGCAGATATGGTATTTGCATGGCCAAACGCACAGATTGGTATGATGGATGCAAAACTGGCTGCAAAGATTATGTATGCAGATGCAGATGCAGCTACAATTAATGAAAAAGCAGCAGAATATGCAATGTTACAGTCCAGTGCACTTTCAGCAGCTAAGAGAGGATATGTAGACACAATTATTCAGGCAGAAGATACAAGAAAATATGTGATTGGTGCTTTTGAAATGTTATTCACAAAGAGAGAAAATCGTCCTAGCAAAAAACATGGCACGGTTTAAGCGAGGTGAATTAATATGAAGCAGACATGGAAAAAATTAGGTAGTTTAGTTTCAGTAGGAATTTTGGCAGTATCTTTAACTGCCTGTGGTTCTACAAAGAACGAAATTAACGAAAAAGTAGCTCAAAATCTTTATGACAGCAGTGTGAATGTTGTTCAGACATTAACACAAAGCAATCCAAGTGAATTAGAACAGGCTTTAGAAGAAAATCCAAATATGGATGATTTTTCTAAAAATGCCTTTACATCATGGATTGATTCCTATGAAGAATTAGGAAGTTTTATTGACTATGAAGAAGTAGACCCTCAAGAAGCTATCAAAAAAGATGGCACGAACTATGTTGTGACATTAAAATGCGACTTTGAAAAAAGAGATGCTGAAGTACAGGTGGTTTATGATATTAAACTTACAGGAAAGTCTGTAGGATTTAGTGCGAACTATTCAATGGCAGAGAAAATGCAGGAAGCAGGGGGAAATACTTTAATCGGTCTTGTTATTGTATTTGCAATGCTTCTGTTCTTGAGTTTTATTATTTCTTTGATGAAATATATTCCAAAGTTTGTAGAAGGCTTTGGCAAGAAGAATGCAGCAGAACCAACACCGGCTCCGACACCTGTACAGCCGGCTATAGAAGAAACTGTTGAAGAAGATCTGACAGATGATCAGACATTAGTAGCAGTTATTGCAGCAGCAATTGCGGCATCAGAAAATACTTCAACAGATGCGTTTGTAGTACGTTCTATCAGAAAATTAAATAAGAGAAATTGGCGATAGGCTAAGCTCGTAGGAGGAAAAGAATATGAAATCTTATACAATTACAGTAAATGGCGTTGCATACGATGTAACAGTTGAAGAAACAGCTGGAAATGGTGCACCAGTTGCTGCTCCAAAAGCAGCTCCGAAGGCAGCACCAAAAGCTGCACCAGCAGCAAAACCGGCAGCAGCTTCTGCAGCAGGTGCTGTTGAAGTAAAAGCTTCTGTACCGGGAAAAGTTTGTAAAATTGAAGCAAGTGTAGGACAGGCTTTAAAAGCTGGTGATGCGATCGTAATTCTGGAAGCTATGAAAATGGAAATCCCAGTTGTTGCACCTCAGGACGGAACTGTAGCAAGTATTAATGTTGCAGTAGGTGATTCCGTGGATAACGGCGCTGTTCTGGCATCTATGAATTAGAATTTGCATACAGTGTAAATTCCCAAGACAGGAAAAATTCCTGTGCAATATAAATAAATGGGAGGTAAAAAAATGTCTAACATTGCAGATACAGTGTCAAACCTGATTGGACAGACAGCCTTTATGAATCTGACAGTGGGAAACCTGATTATGATTTTAGTGGCATTTATCTTTTTGTATCTTGCCATTAAAAAAGGATTTGAACCGCTTTTGCTGGTTCCAATTGCATTTGGTATGCTTTTGGTAAATATCTATCCGGATATTATGGCCAGCGCAGAAGAAACATCAAACGGAGTAGCAGGACTCCTTCATATTTTTTATATTTTGGATGAATGGAGCGTGCTTCCATCTCTGATTTTCCTTGGAGTAGGTGCTATGACAGACTTTGGTCCGTTAATTGCAAATCCAAAGAGCTTTTTGTTAGGTGCAGCAGCACAGCTTGGAATTTATGTTGCATACTTCCTTGCAATCCTGTTAGGATTTAACGGAAAAGCAGCAGCAGCAATCTCCATTATCGGTGGTGCGGATGGTCCAACATCAATCTTCCTTGCCGGTAAACTGGGGCAGACAGGCTTGATGGGAGCCATTGCGGTAGCGGCATATTCTTATATGTCTTTAGTACCGATTATCCAGCCTCCAATTATGAAACTCTTTACAACAGAGGAAGAAAGAAAGATTAAAATGGAACAGCTTCGTCCGGTATCTAAACTGGAAAAAATCTTGTTCCCAATTATCATTACCGTTGTTGTATGTTTAATTCTGCCAACAACAGCTCCGCTGGTTGGTATGTTAATGCTGGGTAACCTGTTCAGAGAATCAGGTGTTGTAAAACAGTTAACAGAAACAGCATCCAATGCTTTAATGTACATTGTAGTTATCTTACTTGGTACATCTGTAGGTGCATCTACAAGTGCAGAAGCATTCCTGAAATTAGATACGATTAAAATCGTAGTATTAGGTCTTGTTGCTTTCATATTTGGTACAGCCGGAGGTGTACTGTTTGGTAAACTTATGTGTAAGCTTACACACGGCAAGATTAATCCTCTGATTGGTTCCGCAGGTGTGTCTGCTGTTCCAATGGCAGCCCGTGTTTCACAGAAGGTCGGTGCAGAAGCAGATCCGACAAACTTCCTGTTGATGCACGCTATGGGACCAAACGTTGCAGGTGTTATCGGTACAGCCGTAGCGGCAGGTACTTTTATGGCGATTTTTGGAGTTTAATCCAAGATGAATAAAATGGAGGAAAAAAAGATGGCAGAAGTAGTGAAAAAACCAATTAAAATTACTGAAACAATTCTGCGTGATGCTCATCAGTCTCTGATTGCTACAAGAATGACAACAGAGCAGATGCTTCCTATTGTAGAAAAACTGGATAAAGTAGGATATCATTCCGTAGAATGTTGGGGTGGAGCTACCTTTGATGCTTCCCTGCGTTTCTTAAAAGAAGATCCATGGGAAAGACTTCGTAAATTCCGTGACGGATTTAAAAATACAAAATTACAGATGTTATTCCGTGGACAGAATATCTTAGGATATCGTCCTTATGCAGATGATGTAGTAGAATATTTCGTTCAGAAGTCTATTGCAAACGGTATTGATATTATCCGTATTTTCGACTGTTTAAATGACCTTCGTAACTTACAGACAGCAGTAAAAGCTGCGAACAAAGAAAAAGGTCATGCTCAGGTTGCATTATCTTATACTTTAGGTGATGCTTATACATTAGATTACTGGGTAGATATGGCGAAAAAAGTTGAAGACATGGGTGCAAATTCTATTTGTATCAAAGATATGGCTGGTTTATTGCTTCCATACAAAGCAACAGAGCTTGTAACAGCATTAAAAGAAGCAGTTGATATTCCAATTCAGCTTCATACACACTATACTTCCGGTGTTGCTTCCATGACTTACTTAAAAGCAGTAGAAGCAGGTGTAGATGTTATCGATACAGCAATGTCACCATTTGCATTGGGAACATCTCAGCCGGCAACAGAAGTTATGGTTGAAACATTTAAGGGAACACCTTATGATACAGGTTTTGACCAGCAGTTATTGGCTGAAATCGCTGATTACTTCCGTCCAATCCGTGACGAAGCTTTAGACAGCGGTCTGTTAAATCCAAAGAACTTAGGTGTAAACATCAAAACTTTACTGTATCAGGTACCGGGAGGGATGTTATCCAACTTAACATCCCAGTTAAAAGAACAGCATGCGGAAGATAAATTCTATGATGTTCTGGAAGAAGTACCAAGAGTACGTAAAGACCTTGGAGAACCGCCACTTGTAACACCATCCTCTCAGATTGTTGGTACACAGGCTGTATTTAACGTAATCATGGGTGAACGTTACAAAATGGTTACAAAAGAAACAAAAGACGTATTAAGCGGAAAATACGGTGCAACTGTAAAACCGTTTGATAAAGAAGTACAGAAAAAATGTATCGGTGACACAGAAGTAATTACATGCCGTCCGGCTGATTTACTGTCTCCTGAGCTTGATACATTAAGAGGAGAAATGGCACAGTGGTCCGAACAGGAAGAAGACGTATTGTCTTACGCACTGTTCCCACAGGTAGCAACAGACTTCTTCAAGTACAGAGAAGCACAGCAGACGAAGGTAGATCCAAAGGAAGCTGACACAGAAAACGGAGCATATCCGGTATAAAACAAAAAGAAAGGCTCAGCGCCCTATATGGGGTGTCTGAGCTTTTTCTTTGTGCAAAAGAGCAAAGTTTTTGCTGAAACTTTTTTGTTTCTGTGCTATCATAGAGAAAGTATGAAAGAAAAAGTAAAGAGGGGAAGGTTCATGAGCAATACAGAGCACCTGCTTAGTAAAATGAATGTGCAGTATCAAAATTTCAGCAAGGGTCAGAAGAAGCTGGCAGCATATATAAAAGAAAATTATGATAAAGCAGCATTTTTAACTGCGGCAAAGCTGGGAGAGACTGTGGGCGTCAGCGAGTCCACGGTTGTGCGCTTTGCAACACATCTGGGATACAAGGGATATCCTGAATTTCAGAGGGAATTAGAGGAGCTTGTGCGGAATAAATTAAATTCTATTCAGCGAATGGAAGTGACTTATGGAAAAGTGCCGCAGTCAGAGATTTTAGATACAGTGCTGCATTCAGATATTGATAAAATAAAAATGACTTTGGAAGCGGTGGATCATGAAGCGTTTAATCTGGCAGTGGAGACCATTTTAGAAGCAAAAAATATATATGTGGTAGGTATTCGAAGCTGTGCTCCTTTGGCAGAGTTTCTTGCCTTTTATCTGAATTTGATTTTTGACGGAGTGAGGCTTTTAAATACCAACAGCGCCAGTGAGCTTTTTGAGCAGATGATACGCATTGGGGAAAAGGATGTCATTATCGGAATTAGCTTTCCGAGATATTCCATGCGCACCTTAAAAGCCTTGGAATTTGCAAACAATCGAAATGCAAAGGTAATTACGCTTACCGACAGCATCCATTCTCCTATGAATTTATATTCCTCCTGCAATTTAATTGCCAGAAGTGACATGGCTTCTATTGTAGACTCTCTTGTAGCGCCTCTTAGTGTGATTAACGCATTGGTTGTGGCGCTCAGTATGCGCAAGCAAAAAACTGTGGTGGCAACCTTAGAGGCATTGGAGAAGATATGGGATGAATATCAGGTCTATAATAATGATGAAATCAATCTGCCGGATAATCACGAAATTGAATTGACAGACCCCAAAGTGTTAAAAAATTGAGAATTAAAGGAGCATTTTATGGCAAAGATACTAATTATTGGCGGCGGCGCAGCCGGGATGGCGGCAGCGGTTTTTCTGGGCGAAAAAAATCATCAGGTACATCTTTTTGAGAAAAATGAAAAGCTTGGAAAAAAACTGTTTATTACCGGAAAAGGACGCTGCAATATTACCAATACCTGTGACGATGAAACGTTCTTTAAGTCCGTAGTGACAAACGCAAAGTTTTTATACAGCGCATTTTACGGATACAGCAATCAGGACGTGGTCTCTTTCTTTGAAAATCTGGGCTTGGCAGTGAAAGAAGAACGGGGAGGGCGAATTTTCCCTGTTTCGGATCATTCCTCTGATGTTATTCGTATTCTGGAAAAGCGTATGAAAGAATTAGACGTAAAGGTACACTTAAAAAGCGAGGCAGAAGCTCTTTTGACAGAAGAAGGAGAGAACGGCGAAAGGAAAATAAAAGGCGTACGTCTTCGAAACGGTGCGGAGATTTTGGGTGAGAAGGTGATTGTTGCCACAGGCGGATTTTCCTATCAGGCAACAGGTTCTACGGGAGATGGCTACACCTTTGCCAAAGAGGCCGGACATACGGTTACACAACTGCGTCCGGCGCTTGTTCCCATTGCCACAAAAGAAGAATATGTAACGCAGATGCAGGGACTTGCATTAAAAAACATTCGTTTTACGGTAAAAGACGGCAAAAAAGTTTTATATGACGATTTCGGAGAGCTG
The DNA window shown above is from Blautia hansenii DSM 20583 and carries:
- a CDS encoding acyl-CoA carboxylase subunit beta; the encoded protein is MSSTAQTLAGKRIASLLDENSFVEIGGYVTARNTDFNLSEKETPADGVITGYGVIDGSLVYVYSQDVSVLNGSIGEMHAKKITNLYDLAMKTGAPIIGLLDCAGLRLQEATDALNAFGEIYTKQVMASGVIPQITGIFGTCGGGLAVVPALTDFTFMEANKGRLFVNAPNALEGNEISKCDTSSAAYQSEHAGLVDVMGSEEDILAQMRELVSMLPSNFEDNSSYIECTDDLNRICPDLENCAGDTSIALSQIADNQEFFEVKAEYAKDMVTGFIRLNGATVGCVANRSELYNEEGEKTETFEKVLSARGCKKAAEFVKFCDAFDIPVLTLTNVKGYKATKCSEANMARSAAELTNAYISATVPKVNVVVGEAFGSAYLTMNSKSTGADMVFAWPNAQIGMMDAKLAAKIMYADADAATINEKAAEYAMLQSSALSAAKRGYVDTIIQAEDTRKYVIGAFEMLFTKRENRPSKKHGTV
- a CDS encoding OadG family protein; amino-acid sequence: MKQTWKKLGSLVSVGILAVSLTACGSTKNEINEKVAQNLYDSSVNVVQTLTQSNPSELEQALEENPNMDDFSKNAFTSWIDSYEELGSFIDYEEVDPQEAIKKDGTNYVVTLKCDFEKRDAEVQVVYDIKLTGKSVGFSANYSMAEKMQEAGGNTLIGLVIVFAMLLFLSFIISLMKYIPKFVEGFGKKNAAEPTPAPTPVQPAIEETVEEDLTDDQTLVAVIAAAIAASENTSTDAFVVRSIRKLNKRNWR
- a CDS encoding biotin/lipoyl-containing protein, producing MKSYTITVNGVAYDVTVEETAGNGAPVAAPKAAPKAAPKAAPAAKPAAASAAGAVEVKASVPGKVCKIEASVGQALKAGDAIVILEAMKMEIPVVAPQDGTVASINVAVGDSVDNGAVLASMN
- a CDS encoding sodium ion-translocating decarboxylase subunit beta, producing the protein MSNIADTVSNLIGQTAFMNLTVGNLIMILVAFIFLYLAIKKGFEPLLLVPIAFGMLLVNIYPDIMASAEETSNGVAGLLHIFYILDEWSVLPSLIFLGVGAMTDFGPLIANPKSFLLGAAAQLGIYVAYFLAILLGFNGKAAAAISIIGGADGPTSIFLAGKLGQTGLMGAIAVAAYSYMSLVPIIQPPIMKLFTTEEERKIKMEQLRPVSKLEKILFPIIITVVVCLILPTTAPLVGMLMLGNLFRESGVVKQLTETASNALMYIVVILLGTSVGASTSAEAFLKLDTIKIVVLGLVAFIFGTAGGVLFGKLMCKLTHGKINPLIGSAGVSAVPMAARVSQKVGAEADPTNFLLMHAMGPNVAGVIGTAVAAGTFMAIFGV
- a CDS encoding oxaloacetate decarboxylase subunit alpha — encoded protein: MAEVVKKPIKITETILRDAHQSLIATRMTTEQMLPIVEKLDKVGYHSVECWGGATFDASLRFLKEDPWERLRKFRDGFKNTKLQMLFRGQNILGYRPYADDVVEYFVQKSIANGIDIIRIFDCLNDLRNLQTAVKAANKEKGHAQVALSYTLGDAYTLDYWVDMAKKVEDMGANSICIKDMAGLLLPYKATELVTALKEAVDIPIQLHTHYTSGVASMTYLKAVEAGVDVIDTAMSPFALGTSQPATEVMVETFKGTPYDTGFDQQLLAEIADYFRPIRDEALDSGLLNPKNLGVNIKTLLYQVPGGMLSNLTSQLKEQHAEDKFYDVLEEVPRVRKDLGEPPLVTPSSQIVGTQAVFNVIMGERYKMVTKETKDVLSGKYGATVKPFDKEVQKKCIGDTEVITCRPADLLSPELDTLRGEMAQWSEQEEDVLSYALFPQVATDFFKYREAQQTKVDPKEADTENGAYPV
- a CDS encoding MurR/RpiR family transcriptional regulator → MSNTEHLLSKMNVQYQNFSKGQKKLAAYIKENYDKAAFLTAAKLGETVGVSESTVVRFATHLGYKGYPEFQRELEELVRNKLNSIQRMEVTYGKVPQSEILDTVLHSDIDKIKMTLEAVDHEAFNLAVETILEAKNIYVVGIRSCAPLAEFLAFYLNLIFDGVRLLNTNSASELFEQMIRIGEKDVIIGISFPRYSMRTLKALEFANNRNAKVITLTDSIHSPMNLYSSCNLIARSDMASIVDSLVAPLSVINALVVALSMRKQKTVVATLEALEKIWDEYQVYNNDEINLPDNHEIELTDPKVLKN
- a CDS encoding NAD(P)/FAD-dependent oxidoreductase, yielding MAKILIIGGGAAGMAAAVFLGEKNHQVHLFEKNEKLGKKLFITGKGRCNITNTCDDETFFKSVVTNAKFLYSAFYGYSNQDVVSFFENLGLAVKEERGGRIFPVSDHSSDVIRILEKRMKELDVKVHLKSEAEALLTEEGENGERKIKGVRLRNGAEILGEKVIVATGGFSYQATGSTGDGYTFAKEAGHTVTQLRPALVPIATKEEYVTQMQGLALKNIRFTVKDGKKVLYDDFGELLFTHFGISGPLVLTASSYIGKKLEKKELQGYIDLKAALTEEQLDARLLREFEAGINRQFKNVITGMFPAKLYPVILELGGIAPDKKVNEITRKERQDFIHLVKHFPLTLVELRPFREAIITQGGVKVKEINPKTMESKLVKGLYFIGEVLDLDAVTGGFNLQIAWSTAKAAAEFIEE